The Pirellulimonas nuda genome includes a region encoding these proteins:
- a CDS encoding S1/P1 nuclease, whose protein sequence is MTRTLAVLLLVFSAAIANAWSEQGHNIIALMAFDRLTHAEQAEIRTILAAHPRFVEDFTPPAKIENADRWRIGRAGYWPDVARKQPKYNRPTWHYQLGATLVLGEVANVPADPGPLPADATLDTKDLYVLQAIILCQNVLSNADADPGDRAIALCWLAHLTADILQPCHAGSLYVEGVFPEGDRRASEIKTQQAGNLHALWDQLLGSRFDEGDVDRRIREIQDMEPAEGPLPSRTMPIVMQLASVASLSRNVATIAVYEPEVLSPIRAVQRGDLAEVPKIKLTDKYLARAGHVAQVMSKEAARFLALAWREALKRAASTRRTPES, encoded by the coding sequence ATGACACGCACCCTAGCCGTGCTGCTGCTAGTCTTCTCGGCGGCTATCGCCAACGCCTGGAGCGAGCAGGGGCACAACATCATAGCCCTGATGGCGTTCGACCGGCTGACCCACGCCGAGCAAGCGGAGATCAGAACCATCCTCGCCGCGCACCCGCGCTTCGTGGAAGACTTCACTCCGCCGGCGAAGATCGAGAACGCCGATCGGTGGCGGATCGGACGCGCCGGTTACTGGCCCGACGTGGCCCGCAAGCAGCCCAAGTACAACCGGCCGACCTGGCACTACCAGTTGGGCGCTACGCTTGTGCTCGGGGAGGTGGCCAATGTACCGGCCGACCCTGGCCCGCTGCCCGCTGACGCCACGCTCGACACGAAAGACCTGTACGTGCTGCAAGCCATCATTCTCTGCCAGAACGTGCTGAGCAACGCCGACGCCGACCCGGGCGACCGTGCAATTGCGTTGTGCTGGCTCGCGCACCTGACCGCCGACATTCTCCAACCCTGCCACGCCGGAAGCCTGTACGTCGAGGGCGTATTTCCTGAGGGGGACCGCCGCGCCAGCGAGATCAAGACGCAGCAAGCCGGCAACTTGCACGCGCTGTGGGACCAGCTACTAGGCAGTCGTTTTGATGAGGGCGACGTTGATCGGCGCATCCGCGAGATTCAGGACATGGAACCCGCGGAGGGCCCGCTGCCAAGCAGGACGATGCCGATTGTCATGCAGCTTGCGAGCGTGGCGTCGCTAAGCCGAAATGTCGCAACGATCGCCGTCTACGAGCCCGAGGTGCTTTCACCAATTCGCGCCGTGCAGCGAGGCGATCTAGCGGAAGTCCCAAAAATAAAGCTCACAGACAAGTACCTCGCACGAGCCGGCCACGTCGCCCAAGTGATGTCGAAAGAAGCCGCGCGGTTCCTAGCGTTAGCCTGGCGTGAAGCACTCAAGCGTGCGGCGTCGACCCGCCGAACGCCTGAGAGTTGA
- a CDS encoding IS4 family transposase yields the protein MAAKKPKLDERDVRGVKELRALLPLFERLHGVGCERDKAGNRVLHMDEYSVLILLFLFNPILTSLRGVHQASELKKVQKKLGCPRTSLGSLSEATAVFRAEGLREIVGELADQLGALPHDRRLDGVTQRLTAVDGSLLTRLPQIAQAAWQGRRRPDGWRLHAHFEVLRGAPTNIEVTTGRNRKDANEKASLRRLLEADRCYILDRGYEQFSLFNAIVAAGSSYVCRVREDHHFTPEQARDLGPEAIEAGVLEDAVGKLGSAKSVRIEHPDHPVRLVRIRAQAHPKRGGAAGKDLVLATNLMDVPADVVALIYVHRWQVELFFRFFKHTLGCRHLLSEDPVGIEIQTYCAIIVCLLISLWTGKKPTLRTFEMIRFYLIGWADEDEVLAHLEKLKTH from the coding sequence ATGGCCGCCAAGAAGCCGAAACTTGATGAGCGAGACGTGCGGGGGGTGAAGGAGCTGCGGGCGCTGCTTCCTCTGTTTGAGCGTCTGCACGGCGTGGGCTGCGAGCGGGACAAGGCGGGCAATCGCGTCCTGCACATGGACGAGTACTCCGTGCTGATCTTGCTGTTCTTGTTCAACCCAATCCTCACCTCCCTCCGCGGCGTTCATCAGGCGTCCGAGCTCAAGAAGGTGCAGAAGAAGCTCGGCTGCCCACGGACCAGCCTCGGCTCGCTGTCCGAGGCGACCGCGGTGTTCCGCGCCGAGGGGCTGCGTGAGATCGTGGGCGAGCTGGCGGATCAGTTGGGCGCGCTGCCGCACGACCGGCGGCTCGACGGCGTCACCCAACGGCTGACGGCCGTGGACGGCTCGCTGCTGACGCGGCTGCCACAGATCGCCCAAGCGGCTTGGCAGGGCCGGCGGCGCCCGGACGGTTGGCGGCTGCACGCGCACTTCGAGGTGCTGCGCGGCGCGCCGACCAACATTGAGGTGACGACCGGCCGCAACCGCAAGGACGCCAACGAGAAGGCTTCGCTGCGGAGGCTGCTGGAAGCCGACCGCTGCTACATCCTCGACCGGGGCTACGAGCAGTTCTCGCTGTTCAACGCGATCGTCGCTGCCGGCAGCAGCTACGTTTGCCGGGTGCGCGAGGACCACCACTTCACCCCCGAGCAGGCCCGCGACCTTGGCCCCGAGGCGATCGAGGCGGGGGTGCTTGAAGACGCGGTCGGCAAGCTCGGCTCGGCCAAGAGCGTGCGGATCGAGCACCCCGACCACCCGGTGCGGCTGGTCCGCATCCGCGCCCAAGCCCACCCCAAACGCGGCGGCGCGGCGGGAAAAGACCTCGTGCTAGCGACGAACCTGATGGACGTCCCGGCCGACGTGGTGGCGCTGATCTACGTACACCGCTGGCAGGTCGAGCTGTTCTTCCGCTTCTTCAAGCACACGCTCGGCTGCCGTCACCTGCTGAGCGAGGACCCGGTGGGCATTGAGATTCAGACGTACTGCGCGATCATCGTCTGCCTGCTGATCAGCCTATGGACCGGCAAGAAGCCGACGCTGCGGACGTTCGAGATGATCCGCTTCTACCTGATCGGATGGGCCGATGAAGACGAGGTGCTGGCGCACCTTGAAAAACTCAAAACGCATTGA
- a CDS encoding arylsulfatase, with translation MHMKPQPWIAVVGLTLGLLSELAAKAQEILPFPPTPSGSVAGLTIQDSVYKKRVEPKHLADGAPNILIILMDDVGPGTPSTYGGEINTPTLDRVSNMGISFNRFHSTAMCSPTRAALLCGRNHTRVGNGQIAAIANDFDGFSGTIPKSSATVAEVLKNYGYNTGAWGKWHNTPEEQITTMGPFDYWPTGYGFEYFYGFLAGEASQYEPTLTRNTTPVTEHLPKDYHLSDDIASDAITWLREQNAYAPDKPFLMYWAPGASHGPHQVMKEWADKYKGKFDDGWDKYRERVFARAKAKGWIPQNARLTPRPESMASWDSIPEDEKPFQRRLMEVFAGFTEHADYNAGRVIAEIERQGKLDNTLVFYIWGDNGSSAEGLYGTISEQLAQNGIPTKISQHLEALEELGGLDALGGPKTDNMYHAAWAWAGSTPYKSTKLVGAHFGGTRQPMAVAWPNRIKADPTARPQFHHVIDIVPTIYELTKITPPRIVNGFEQDSIDGVSMVYAFGDAKAPGTRKTQFFDIMASRGVYHDGWFASAPGPREPWVGGLPKGIEEWSPLTDPWELYNLDEDWSQANDLAATNPQKLEELKLLFLLESTKNKNLPIGGGLWSTAMFHPEDAPASNLTEWTFDAPLTRMPESAAPKLGKVDSLVVMDVHVPMNANGVLYALAGFSGGITCYVKDGFLCYEFNLFEVQRTKLKSRNKLPTGKVEVEVESRLAAKIGGPMDVTLRVNGEEVAQGRVPAAMFLHFTSNATFDIGADLDSPVSLDYFDQAPFAFNGDIGKTTIKYLRK, from the coding sequence ATGCATATGAAACCGCAACCTTGGATCGCAGTGGTCGGCCTCACGCTGGGCTTGCTGTCGGAATTGGCCGCTAAAGCACAGGAAATCTTGCCGTTCCCTCCCACGCCTTCTGGCTCGGTTGCCGGACTGACGATCCAGGACTCGGTCTACAAGAAACGCGTCGAGCCCAAGCATTTGGCCGACGGCGCGCCCAACATCCTCATCATCCTGATGGACGACGTGGGGCCTGGCACGCCCTCGACGTACGGCGGCGAGATCAATACGCCGACGCTCGACCGTGTGTCGAACATGGGAATCTCGTTCAATCGTTTCCATTCCACAGCCATGTGCTCGCCCACGCGGGCAGCATTGCTCTGCGGGCGAAATCACACGCGGGTCGGCAACGGCCAGATAGCCGCCATCGCCAACGACTTCGACGGCTTCAGCGGCACCATTCCGAAGTCCTCGGCGACCGTCGCCGAAGTGCTCAAGAACTACGGCTACAACACAGGCGCCTGGGGGAAGTGGCATAACACGCCCGAAGAACAGATCACGACCATGGGGCCATTCGATTACTGGCCGACCGGCTATGGGTTCGAGTATTTCTACGGCTTCCTGGCCGGAGAAGCCTCGCAGTACGAGCCGACCCTGACCCGCAACACCACGCCAGTTACCGAGCATCTACCCAAGGACTACCACCTGTCCGACGACATCGCGTCGGACGCCATCACCTGGCTACGCGAACAAAACGCCTACGCCCCGGACAAGCCTTTCTTGATGTATTGGGCGCCAGGCGCCTCGCACGGGCCGCATCAGGTGATGAAGGAGTGGGCCGACAAGTACAAGGGCAAGTTCGACGACGGCTGGGACAAGTACCGCGAGCGCGTCTTCGCCAGGGCCAAGGCCAAGGGGTGGATCCCGCAGAACGCTCGGCTCACTCCGCGGCCCGAGTCGATGGCGTCGTGGGATTCGATCCCCGAGGACGAGAAGCCGTTCCAACGCCGACTGATGGAGGTTTTCGCCGGATTCACCGAACACGCCGACTACAACGCCGGTCGCGTCATCGCCGAGATCGAGCGTCAGGGCAAGCTCGACAACACGCTTGTCTTCTACATCTGGGGGGATAATGGTTCCTCGGCAGAGGGCCTCTACGGAACCATTAGTGAGCAGCTCGCGCAGAACGGCATCCCGACAAAGATCTCCCAGCACCTCGAAGCGCTAGAGGAACTCGGCGGGCTGGACGCACTCGGCGGTCCGAAGACCGACAACATGTATCACGCGGCCTGGGCCTGGGCGGGCAGCACGCCTTACAAGTCCACCAAGCTTGTGGGCGCCCACTTTGGCGGCACCCGTCAGCCGATGGCCGTTGCGTGGCCGAATCGCATCAAGGCTGACCCGACGGCACGTCCGCAGTTTCATCACGTCATCGACATCGTGCCGACGATCTACGAACTGACGAAGATCACCCCGCCGCGAATCGTGAACGGGTTCGAGCAGGATTCTATCGACGGCGTCAGCATGGTGTATGCGTTTGGCGATGCGAAGGCGCCAGGGACGCGTAAGACGCAGTTCTTCGACATCATGGCCAGCCGCGGCGTCTACCACGACGGTTGGTTCGCGAGCGCCCCCGGTCCCCGCGAACCGTGGGTGGGGGGTCTTCCAAAAGGCATCGAGGAGTGGTCTCCGCTCACAGATCCGTGGGAACTTTATAACCTCGACGAGGACTGGAGCCAGGCGAATGACCTCGCGGCGACCAATCCGCAGAAGCTCGAAGAACTGAAGCTGCTCTTCTTGCTCGAATCCACGAAGAACAAGAACCTGCCCATCGGCGGCGGCTTGTGGTCCACCGCGATGTTCCATCCCGAGGATGCGCCCGCTTCGAACCTCACGGAGTGGACCTTCGACGCCCCACTGACCCGGATGCCAGAATCCGCTGCACCCAAGCTGGGGAAGGTGGACAGTCTCGTGGTCATGGATGTGCACGTGCCCATGAACGCGAACGGCGTCCTGTATGCGCTGGCCGGATTCTCCGGCGGCATCACCTGCTATGTGAAGGACGGCTTCCTGTGCTACGAGTTCAATTTGTTCGAGGTGCAGCGGACCAAGCTTAAGTCCAGGAACAAGCTGCCGACCGGCAAGGTAGAAGTAGAAGTCGAATCGAGATTGGCTGCCAAGATCGGCGGGCCGATGGATGTGACGCTCAGGGTGAATGGCGAAGAGGTGGCTCAGGGCCGAGTGCCAGCCGCAATGTTCCTCCACTTCACCTCGAACGCGACCTTCGACATCGGCGCCGACCTGGATTCACCCGTTTCGCTCGACTACTTCGACCAGGCGCCATTCGCGTTCAACGGCGACATCGGCAAGACAACGATCAAGTATCTGAGAAAATAG
- a CDS encoding zinc-binding dehydrogenase, giving the protein MSQPISDQMQALLLEAHHDDVLEAVRSLKVVQRATPKPAHGQVLVKMDASPCNPSDLLFLQGKYGTGKTLPTVPGWEGAGTVVASGGGLLAWWLQGKRVACGNQDDRDGAWAQYMAANAAECIPLKQGLTLEQGATLIINPLTAVGLLATARKEGHAAAVQTAGASQVGRMVVRLAKEAGYPLISIVRRDAQVELLKREGAAHVLNSSNAGFVEQLTDTCAKLQATAAFEAVAGDMTGIVLNAMPRGATAYVYGSLSETACGGVEPLGLVFEEKQLRGFYLGGWLKQQGSLGILRAAGRVQRMVMKRQIGTHVERRVGLEGAAAALEHYVQHMTDGKVLIAPHG; this is encoded by the coding sequence ATGAGCCAGCCGATCTCCGACCAGATGCAGGCCCTCCTGCTGGAAGCCCACCACGACGACGTGCTCGAAGCGGTCCGCTCGCTAAAGGTGGTCCAGCGAGCCACCCCCAAGCCGGCCCACGGCCAGGTGCTGGTGAAGATGGACGCCTCCCCCTGCAACCCGTCGGACCTGCTCTTCTTGCAGGGCAAGTACGGGACCGGCAAGACGCTGCCCACTGTGCCCGGCTGGGAAGGCGCCGGGACCGTGGTCGCCAGCGGCGGGGGCCTGCTCGCCTGGTGGCTGCAAGGCAAGCGTGTGGCGTGCGGCAACCAGGACGACCGCGACGGCGCCTGGGCCCAGTACATGGCGGCCAACGCCGCGGAGTGCATCCCACTCAAGCAGGGGCTCACCCTGGAGCAAGGCGCCACGCTGATCATCAACCCGCTGACCGCGGTCGGGCTTCTCGCTACGGCGCGCAAGGAGGGCCACGCCGCCGCGGTACAGACCGCCGGGGCGAGCCAGGTCGGCCGGATGGTGGTCCGCCTAGCCAAGGAGGCTGGCTACCCGCTGATCTCCATCGTCCGCCGCGATGCCCAGGTGGAGCTGCTGAAGCGGGAGGGCGCCGCGCACGTGCTGAACTCCTCGAACGCGGGCTTTGTGGAGCAGCTCACTGATACGTGCGCCAAGCTCCAGGCAACCGCGGCGTTCGAGGCCGTGGCGGGCGACATGACGGGGATCGTGCTGAACGCCATGCCGCGGGGGGCGACCGCGTATGTCTACGGCTCGTTGTCAGAAACGGCGTGCGGGGGAGTTGAACCACTGGGGCTGGTGTTTGAAGAAAAGCAGCTGCGGGGCTTCTACTTGGGCGGCTGGCTCAAGCAGCAGGGCTCCCTAGGGATCCTGCGTGCCGCGGGGCGTGTTCAGCGGATGGTGATGAAGAGGCAGATTGGCACGCACGTGGAGCGTCGCGTGGGCCTTGAGGGAGCGGCGGCGGCGTTGGAGCACTACGTGCAGCACATGACTGACGGGAAGGTGTTGATTGCGCCCCATGGCTAG
- a CDS encoding dockerin type I domain-containing protein, producing the protein MLTASSCCRVATTVGCVVACVGYAGGTPVPVVNAGFEDTTGAAVIFNEFSFGASPGWDLYEDPPGLIGAGAADPFYVGTLEPQPAAGMPGEFVFFPEGAPEGSRVAIAYNRAGSGGLGEYGLQQMRVGTPLLPFRTYTLRVEVGNIASGLALSGEYFDLGGFPGYRIDLLAGGTPIASDTSTLPGSIPEGEFATSVVTFSALPGDPSLGRDLGIRLVNLNQVDPLAPAADLEVDFDDVRLHFASSLDGDFNFDGAVDAADYTVWRDTLGSGSILSADANENGVVDSEDYLVWADNFGAIIAAGSVELEPVAVPEPAAAWVAALVVGAEFARYRAGWAAVRRKG; encoded by the coding sequence ATGCTCACCGCGTCGTCCTGCTGTCGGGTCGCAACTACCGTCGGGTGCGTCGTCGCGTGCGTGGGTTACGCAGGGGGTACTCCTGTTCCGGTCGTCAACGCTGGCTTTGAGGACACGACGGGCGCCGCCGTCATCTTCAACGAGTTTAGCTTTGGGGCATCGCCGGGCTGGGATCTGTACGAGGACCCGCCCGGGCTGATTGGCGCCGGCGCTGCTGATCCGTTCTACGTCGGAACACTCGAGCCACAGCCAGCAGCGGGGATGCCGGGCGAGTTCGTCTTCTTCCCGGAAGGCGCCCCCGAAGGGAGCCGCGTGGCGATCGCCTACAACCGTGCGGGCAGCGGCGGGCTGGGAGAGTACGGGCTCCAGCAGATGCGCGTCGGCACGCCGCTGCTGCCGTTTCGCACGTACACCCTGCGGGTCGAGGTAGGCAATATCGCTTCGGGGCTGGCCTTGAGCGGGGAGTACTTCGACCTGGGCGGCTTCCCAGGGTACCGGATCGACCTGCTCGCCGGCGGCACGCCCATTGCGAGCGACACGTCGACGTTGCCGGGTTCGATCCCCGAGGGGGAGTTTGCTACCAGCGTGGTGACCTTCTCTGCCTTGCCGGGCGACCCCAGCCTTGGCCGGGATCTTGGGATCCGCTTGGTGAACCTCAACCAAGTCGATCCGCTCGCCCCTGCCGCCGATCTCGAAGTCGATTTCGACGACGTCCGGCTTCACTTTGCCTCATCCCTGGACGGCGACTTCAACTTCGATGGCGCCGTCGACGCGGCCGACTACACGGTTTGGCGTGACACGCTGGGGAGCGGGTCAATCCTGTCCGCGGATGCGAACGAGAACGGCGTCGTGGACAGTGAAGACTATTTGGTGTGGGCGGACAATTTTGGGGCGATCATCGCCGCGGGTAGCGTGGAGCTAGAGCCGGTTGCTGTGCCAGAGCCCGCCGCCGCGTGGGTAGCGGCGCTGGTCGTTGGGGCGGAGTTCGCCCGATACCGGGCCGGGTGGGCGGCTGTCCGGCGCAAGGGGTAG
- a CDS encoding arylsulfatase, with protein sequence MMSIFAFVVMLSGLASGASAATKEDGSVLPFPPTPSASTAGPTLQESVHKRRVEPDRLPDGAPNVLIVLIDDAGFGVPDTFGGFAHTPTLSKLCDEGISYNRFHTTSICSPTRAALLTGRNHQRVGSGTIAERAVDWDGYTGVIPKTSATVAEVLKSYGYKTAAFGKWHNTPADQTTAMGPFTYWPTGYGFEYFYGFLAGETSQWEPRLVENTIAIEPPHDEKYHLTEDMAEKGIKWLKQHRAFSPDKPFLMYWAPGGVHGPHHVSAQWADKYRGKFDRGWDTLREEIFTRQKQLGWIPASAELTPRDPTMTAWADIPESEHAFQTRLMELYAGFCEHTDAQVGKLVDYLDQTGQRENTIILYIWGDNGSSAEGQNGSISELLAQNQIPNTVAQQIKTLDGLGGLQALGGALTDNIYHASWAWAGSTPFRSTKLVAAHFGGTRNPLVVSWPRKIKAGKRPRSQFYHVNDIVPTLYEVIGIKAPKKVNGFPQDPIDGVSMAASFADAHAPENKHIQYFDNNGSDGIYQDGWYACTFGPLIPWLNAQPGLDKWDSSQAVWELYDLTNDFSQMHDLAKEQPQKVEEMKKLFLAQAEENKVFPIGAGIWLRIHPEDRIKSPYTRWTFDDTTTRMPEFTAPALGNRNNTVTIDLECGAGASGVLYAMGGAGGGLTCYMDQGHLVFEYNLMIIDRSIAKSVEKIAPGHHTIVVETTLKAPKPGAPADIVLSVDGKVVARTTAKMTVPAAFTASESFDVGVDLGSTVSRDYFERSPFKFDGKIRKVDVSLK encoded by the coding sequence ATGATGTCCATATTTGCCTTCGTCGTCATGTTGTCTGGCCTCGCATCCGGAGCGTCCGCTGCCACAAAAGAGGATGGCTCTGTGCTGCCATTTCCGCCGACCCCTTCTGCCAGCACGGCGGGCCCAACGCTTCAAGAATCAGTTCACAAACGCCGCGTCGAACCGGATCGTTTGCCGGACGGCGCCCCGAACGTGCTGATCGTGTTGATCGACGACGCAGGCTTCGGCGTACCAGATACCTTTGGCGGATTCGCGCACACGCCGACGCTTTCCAAGCTTTGCGACGAAGGGATCAGCTACAACCGATTTCACACCACCTCGATTTGCTCACCTACGCGTGCAGCGCTACTAACGGGGCGGAATCATCAGCGCGTCGGCAGCGGCACCATCGCCGAGCGCGCCGTCGATTGGGACGGCTACACCGGCGTCATCCCAAAAACCTCGGCAACGGTGGCCGAAGTCCTGAAAAGCTATGGCTACAAGACGGCCGCCTTCGGCAAGTGGCACAACACACCCGCCGACCAGACGACCGCGATGGGGCCGTTCACCTATTGGCCGACAGGGTACGGATTCGAGTATTTCTACGGCTTCCTCGCGGGGGAAACGTCGCAGTGGGAGCCGCGCCTGGTGGAGAACACCATCGCCATCGAGCCGCCGCACGATGAGAAGTATCATCTCACTGAGGACATGGCGGAAAAGGGGATCAAGTGGCTGAAACAGCATCGTGCCTTTTCTCCGGACAAACCATTCCTGATGTATTGGGCACCGGGTGGAGTCCACGGACCACACCACGTCTCTGCCCAGTGGGCCGACAAGTACAGAGGCAAGTTCGACCGGGGCTGGGACACGCTCCGTGAAGAAATTTTCACCCGCCAAAAACAGCTCGGCTGGATTCCCGCCAGCGCCGAGCTTACGCCGCGCGACCCGACGATGACCGCCTGGGCGGACATTCCGGAATCAGAACACGCCTTCCAGACCCGGCTGATGGAACTCTACGCGGGCTTCTGCGAACACACGGACGCCCAAGTCGGCAAACTGGTGGATTACCTCGACCAGACCGGCCAGCGCGAGAACACCATCATCCTCTATATCTGGGGCGACAACGGAAGTTCCGCCGAAGGGCAGAACGGATCGATCAGCGAGCTACTCGCGCAAAACCAGATCCCCAACACGGTCGCCCAACAGATCAAGACACTCGACGGACTCGGCGGCCTCCAGGCTCTCGGCGGTGCACTCACCGACAATATCTACCACGCAAGTTGGGCTTGGGCCGGCAGCACGCCGTTTCGCTCGACGAAGCTCGTCGCCGCCCACTTCGGCGGCACCCGTAATCCGCTCGTCGTCTCCTGGCCGAGGAAGATCAAAGCCGGCAAGAGGCCGCGCTCCCAGTTCTACCACGTCAACGACATCGTCCCGACGCTCTATGAGGTGATCGGCATCAAGGCCCCCAAGAAAGTGAACGGCTTCCCGCAGGATCCCATCGACGGGGTCAGCATGGCCGCCAGTTTCGCTGATGCCCACGCGCCCGAGAACAAGCACATCCAATATTTCGACAACAACGGCAGCGACGGCATTTACCAGGATGGCTGGTACGCCTGCACCTTTGGGCCGTTGATCCCGTGGCTGAACGCGCAGCCAGGACTCGATAAGTGGGATTCCTCACAAGCCGTGTGGGAACTCTACGATCTCACGAACGACTTCTCGCAGATGCACGACCTCGCCAAAGAGCAGCCGCAGAAAGTCGAAGAGATGAAGAAGCTGTTCCTCGCCCAAGCGGAGGAGAACAAAGTCTTCCCTATCGGCGCCGGCATCTGGCTGCGAATTCATCCTGAAGACCGGATCAAGTCACCCTACACGAGATGGACCTTCGACGACACGACAACCCGGATGCCCGAGTTCACGGCTCCCGCATTAGGGAACCGCAACAACACGGTGACAATCGACCTCGAATGCGGCGCGGGGGCCAGCGGAGTGCTCTACGCCATGGGGGGCGCGGGGGGAGGTCTCACGTGCTACATGGACCAGGGCCACCTCGTTTTTGAGTACAATCTGATGATCATTGATCGGTCCATCGCGAAGTCGGTAGAAAAGATAGCGCCGGGCCATCACACCATCGTCGTGGAGACAACCCTCAAAGCGCCGAAACCAGGAGCACCAGCCGATATCGTCCTCAGCGTGGATGGCAAGGTAGTTGCCCGCACGACCGCGAAGATGACCGTGCCCGCCGCGTTTACCGCTAGCGAAAGCTTTGATGTCGGCGTTGACCTCGGGTCAACAGTCTCACGGGACTACTTTGAACGGAGCCCGTTCAAGTTCGACGGTAAGATCAGAAAAGTCGATGTATCGCTAAAATAA
- a CDS encoding GAF domain-containing protein has protein sequence MNRREPTTRAAPVDAAQYANPMAPSAKFWADSFATTAHHGRTEPVSNWRAEQDWMRRECQDVHPIPTDHWQVSIVVLRDDSGKRMEVVARSEEINEYPGFDGAFDATYSMARFAGIHQRTVVVPDVQSKRVPFVFPEKQLESGTLRSKMVIPIVVPNPDSDRHVFVGAVSVSSDRRHHFGDRHKAVLEDALEPMLSLLRLIMRAEKCRLQL, from the coding sequence TTGAACCGCCGCGAACCGACCACCCGCGCCGCGCCGGTCGATGCTGCGCAGTACGCAAACCCGATGGCCCCCAGCGCAAAATTCTGGGCAGACAGTTTCGCAACCACGGCTCATCACGGTCGAACCGAACCAGTGAGCAACTGGCGGGCCGAACAGGATTGGATGAGGCGGGAGTGCCAGGACGTGCATCCAATACCGACCGATCATTGGCAGGTGAGCATCGTGGTCCTGCGAGACGATTCGGGTAAGCGTATGGAGGTGGTCGCTCGTTCTGAGGAGATCAACGAATACCCCGGTTTCGATGGGGCTTTCGATGCCACCTACTCCATGGCTCGATTCGCTGGCATCCACCAGAGGACCGTCGTTGTCCCTGACGTTCAGAGCAAACGGGTTCCGTTTGTCTTTCCAGAGAAACAACTGGAGAGCGGGACGCTTCGGAGCAAAATGGTGATCCCGATCGTGGTGCCGAACCCTGACAGCGACAGGCACGTCTTTGTGGGAGCTGTATCAGTATCGAGCGACCGTCGTCACCATTTTGGAGATCGCCACAAGGCGGTACTGGAGGACGCGTTAGAGCCGATGCTTTCCCTACTTCGCCTAATCATGAGGGCCGAAAAATGCCGACTACAACTCTAA